One Paramisgurnus dabryanus chromosome 10, PD_genome_1.1, whole genome shotgun sequence genomic region harbors:
- the zfand5b gene encoding AN1-type zinc finger protein 5b: protein MAQETNQSPVPMLCATGCGFYGNPRTNGMCSVCYKEHITRQNNGGVSPISTMGSSSVTSSPTSEASAIQIIEATLNNSSTASAESPNSSSMAALPVTQQMTEMSISCEEEVVSPKVDLPEPVVTQPTASASSPSTADGDEAKTPEFTKPKKNRCFMCRKKVGLTGFDCRCGNLFCGIHRYSDKHNCPYDYKAEAAAKIRKENPVVVADKIQRI, encoded by the exons ATGGCCCAGGAGACCAATCAGAGCCCCGTGCCCATGCTCTGTGCAACTGGCTGTGGTTTCTATGGCAACCCTAGGACCAACGGCATGTGTTCGGTCTGCTACAAAGAGCACATAACAAGACAAAACAACGGCGGTGTCAGTCCTATTAGCACAATGG gttccagtagTGTAACTAGCAGTCCCACGTCTGAAGCTTCAGCCATTCAGATCATTGAAGCTACGCTAAACAATTCCTCCACTGCTAGTGCTGAGTCACCCAACAGTTCCTCCATGGCTGCCCTTCCAGTTACACAACAGATGACCGAAATGAGCATTTCCTGTGAAGAGGAGGTGGTTTCTCCAAAAGTAGACCTTCCTGAACCAG TTGTAACTCAGCCGACAGCATCCGCTTCATCTCCAAGTACAGCTGACGGCGATGAAGCCAAAACGCCCGAGTTTACCAAACCTAAGAAGAACAGATGCTTTATGTGTCGCAAGAAGGTTGGCCTGACAG GATTTGACTGCCGCTGTGGGAATCTCTTCTGTGGAATTCATCGTTACTCGGACAAGCACAACTGCCCCTACGACTACAAGGCGGAGGCTGCAGCCAAGATCCGTAAAGAGAACCCCGTTGTCGTCGCCGATAAGATCCAGAGAATATAA